The Palaemon carinicauda isolate YSFRI2023 chromosome 33, ASM3689809v2, whole genome shotgun sequence genome contains a region encoding:
- the LOC137625978 gene encoding uncharacterized protein produces the protein MLTSCIVPIAVNDIMLFSDSTITLSWLADYENLRTKLQKRSVYVNNRIANIVDLCKSTHSVKLAHVGSNENAADFTTRLVSFSKLRNSCYLTGPKMLREDLNLLEWLVIPNPGMINDVNIPKLVVNKASVEDMSVGTVVDLTKYFSLDKAIKVLMKVKLFINKLRLRINSKSQQSIALLDASYKKCSNDLLKLDQQNCFPDLQDFFTSKRKAKKCIPELVSRMNVFCDTDGILRVKCKMGKMSKGMMSRTPILISNNSDFGRILIMDTHVKFNHSGTYYVLHKLKPAFFLLKGFSTVKKVVNECYHCKRFNSRPVKVNANDYREWNVNPIKRFFSVCFIDYFGPYFTRYGSDKVKTYGVIFKCIWSHMINVEIVTSADSKGFLLAFQNHVYNYGLPNKVFSDSGSNLVGAFTWIEECLKASEVQEFFNQRGVDVTEFSQYPRGSLNRGIGGIIESGVGLVRKLIQGAIHNNILDFLEFSHVIKQCICYANKKPISELGALREQNVNDDFQVLSPEFLKFGYDTQVMECIYHEGQLDNYDSSDLGKDFRRLIHIKEKLRNSYHNEFLFGLQDQATKYRGKYYPREHVKISKGDIVLIKDSMVKAPNYPLARVLDVIYNSLGEAVQVQLVKGNKSVVFRDISSVILLVKGDGLCDSHIDQLDLNFLPQSDSNVVSNDNIARIQRGAALVCSEKNKQLAQSGLV, from the coding sequence atgctcacttcttgtattgtgcctattgcagttaatgacataatgttgttttcagattctacgattaccttaagttggctagctgattatgagaacttgagaacaaagcttcaaaagagaagtgtatatgtaaataatagaatcgCAAATATTGTCGACCTCTGTAAGTCTACACACTCGGTGAAGTTAGCTCACGTAGGATCAAATGAAAATGCTGCAGATTTCACGACTAGATTAGTATCCTTCTCAAAGTTAAGAAACTCTTGTTACTTGACCGGACCCAAGATGTTACGGGAAGATTTAAATTTACTAGAATGGCTTGTAATTCCTAATCCAGGCATGATTAATGATGTGAATATACCGAAGCTGGTTGTAAATAAGGCAAGTGTTGAAGATATGTCAGTTGGTACAGTTGTTGATTTAACTAAGTATTTTTCACTTGACAAAGCAATTAAAGTACTAATGAAAgttaagcttttcataaacaaattaagattaagaataaattctaagagccagcagtcaattgccttattagatgcaagctacaaaaaatgcagtaatgatttgctaaagcttgatcaacagaattgctttccagatttacaagattttttcactTCAAAACGGAAAGCAAAAAAGTGTATTCCTGAGCTAGTTAGTAGAATGAATGTATTTTGTGACACTGATGGTATTCTTAGAGTAAAATGTAAAATGGGAAAGATGTCTAAAGGTATGATGTCGAGAACTCCAATACTCATTAGTAATAATAGCGATTTCGGTAGAATACTGATAATGGACACTCACGTGAAGTTTAATCACTCGGGTACTTACTATGTGCTACATAAATTGAAACCGGCATTTTTTTTGCTCAAGGGATTTTCAACAGTTAAGAAGGTTGTGAATGAATGTTACCACTGTAAACGTTTTAATAGTAGACCAgttaaagttaatgctaatgactatagagagtggaatgtgaatcccataaagaggtttttttctgtatgtttcattgattactttggaccatatttcacaaggtatggaagtgacaaagttaaaacctatggggtaatttttaaatgtatttggtctcacatgattaatgttgaaatagtgacttcagctgattctaaaggatttttattggcttttcaaaatcatgtttacaactatggtttgcctaacaaagtattttcagattctggctcaaatcttgttggtgcattcacatggattgaggaatgtctgaaagcaagtgaggtgcaggaattcttcaatcagaggggtgtcgatgtcactgaattttcacagtatcctcgtggttctctgaatcgtggtattggaggtatcatagagtccggagttggtctggtaagaaagttaatacagggagcaatccataataatattctagattttctggaattttctcatgtaattAAACAATGCATATGTTACGCTAATAAGAAACCCATTTCTGAACTTGGCGCATTAAGGGAACAGAATGTGAATGATGATTTTCAGGTGCTATCACCAGAGTTTTTGAAATTTGGATATGATACACaggttatggaatgtatatatcACGAAGGTCAACTTGATAATTATGACTCTTCTGACTTGGGTAAGGACTTTCGGcgtttaattcatattaaagagaaattgcgtaatagttatcacaatgaatttttatttggattgcaagatcaggcaactaaatacagaggtaaatattaccctagggagcacgttaaaatatcaaaaggtgacatagtcttgataaaagattcaatggttaaggctcccaattaccctttagctagagttcttgatgttatttataattctcttggtgaggctgttcaagtacaattggtcaagggtaataaaagtgttgtttttagggatatatcgtctgttattcttttggttaaaggtgatgggttatgtgattctcatattgatcagttagatttaaattttttacctcagagtgattctaatgttgtttctaatgacaatattgcaagaattcaacggggggctgctttggtttgttctgagaagaataagcagctagctcaatctggtcttgtatag